The sequence GCAAGGACGAGTGCGATCGGCTGGCCATTGTAGTGGACCTCGGCATCTTGCAGGATCGGCAGGTCGTCGCCTCCACCGGCCTTGCCCGCGGTCATGAACAGCGGCATCGGCTTGAGGCGCGGCGCATTCTCGTGCGTCATCACCAGCACTACGCCAGGCGCTCCCTGCGCTGCCGACGTGTCGATCGCAGTGATACGTCCGCGCGCGATGGTGGCGAAAGTCAGCGCCGCGTGGGCCATGTTCTCCGGCGCGAACTCGGCCGCGAACTTGGCGGCGCCGCGCACCTTGAGCGGACCGTCAATGCGTGAGACCGGCTGCCCGACATGCCCGTGCTGCTGGCGGCCGACCGGATCGTTCCAAGCGCCGGGCACCCAGCTGGCAGGTGCCAGCTGGATCGCCTTCTCGACGGCGGCCTGCACCAGCCCCTGCGCCGCCTGGCGTGCGCTCTCGATCGGGTTCATGCGGCATCTCCGGCAAGGTCCGACAGCACGGCGGTGATCGTGCGCGCGGCGAGTTCGATCTTGAAGCCATTGTCCCGCAGCGGTCTGGCGTCCGCGAGTTCGGCATCGGCGGCCCGACGGAACAGCTCTGCAGACGCAGGCTGGCCAACCAGTGCAGCCTCGGCCTTTGCGGCGCGCCAGGGCTTGTGCGCCACGCCGCCAAGAGCAATCCGTGCTTCGGCGATCGTGCCGTCTTCCACGCGGAGCGCAGCAGCGACCGAGACGAGCGCAAAGGCGTAGCTGGAGCGATCACGGACCTTGCGGTAAGCCGAGTGCGCGGCAAGCGGCAGCGCCGGCAACTCGATCGCGGTGATTAGCTCGCCGGGCTGCAACACGGTTTCAATCTGCGGCGTCTCGCCCGGCAGCTGGTGGAAGTTGGCGAACGGCACCGAGCGGGTGCCCTCCGCCCCTTCGATCTCCACCGTGGCGTCGAGCACTGCCAGCGCGACGCACATGTCCGAGGGATGGACCGCCACGCATGCGTCCGAAGCGCCGAGGATTGCGTGGCCGCGGTTCAGGCCCTCCAGCGCATCGCAGCCCTGTCCCGGCGCGCGCTTGTTGCAGCGAGACCCTTCCTCGTCGTAGAAGTACGAACATCGGGTTCGCTGCAGCAGGTTCCCGGCCACCGTCGCCATGTTGCGGATCTGCGCCGACGCCCCCGCCAGCACGGCGCGCGACAGCACCGGATAGCGGCTGCGGATGAGCGGATGCTCGGCAAGCGCGGTATTGCGCGTTGCCGCACCGATCCTCAGGCCACCCGATGCGGTCTTCGCGATGCCCGCTGCCAGTCCGGTCACGTCGACGAGCTCGCGCGGCCGCTCGACGGTCTCGCGCATCAGGTCGACGAGGTTGGTGCCGCCCCCGAGGAACCGCGCATCTTGTGCCGCGCCCAGCAGCAGGGCATGGCTGGGGTCGCTGGCGCGCGCATACGTGAACTCGATCATCGCGCGCCCTCCGTCACGTAGGTGGCGACGATGGCATCGACGATCCCATTGTGCGCGCCGCAGCGGCACAAGTTGCCGCTCATCCGCTCGCGCAGCTCATCGTGCGTGAGTTCGATCTGAGTGCTCGCAAGGTCGCCG comes from Novosphingobium sp. 9U and encodes:
- a CDS encoding xanthine dehydrogenase family protein subunit M — protein: MIEFTYARASDPSHALLLGAAQDARFLGGGTNLVDLMRETVERPRELVDVTGLAAGIAKTASGGLRIGAATRNTALAEHPLIRSRYPVLSRAVLAGASAQIRNMATVAGNLLQRTRCSYFYDEEGSRCNKRAPGQGCDALEGLNRGHAILGASDACVAVHPSDMCVALAVLDATVEIEGAEGTRSVPFANFHQLPGETPQIETVLQPGELITAIELPALPLAAHSAYRKVRDRSSYAFALVSVAAALRVEDGTIAEARIALGGVAHKPWRAAKAEAALVGQPASAELFRRAADAELADARPLRDNGFKIELAARTITAVLSDLAGDAA